One window of Bifidobacterium pseudocatenulatum DSM 20438 = JCM 1200 = LMG 10505 genomic DNA carries:
- a CDS encoding LacI family DNA-binding transcriptional regulator: MAGKRNAANKRPSMFEVAKMAGVSHQTVSRVINHSPDVSDATREKVQKAIDALGYRPSNSARALASHRSRTIGLVAGGQRFYGPISAISSIEAMARQHGLFMSVSMVHEALCSQAEFDELCSTFDEMNVDAFIFLTPTDVMFSAACRAQITQPRVIVTSTHGSISVQDGLRLMKPADRRRVSVVGVDQWSAMADVMHLVVEHGHRSVLYFAGPKEWRDAATRLMAWNKLCAANAVSSVTVQCETWESTEAYGKMNHILENIGRTGGNLPTCMVCANDSQAVGVSRALHEHGMRIPQDVSLVGFDDMPAMDNMYPPLSTVRPDFEQLGVAAMRETLFLLGEGDENSFASSQHGVGLIPAKVIGRTSLGTASRR; this comes from the coding sequence ATGGCAGGCAAGCGCAATGCGGCAAACAAACGCCCCTCGATGTTCGAAGTGGCGAAAATGGCTGGTGTCAGCCATCAAACGGTGTCGCGCGTCATCAATCATTCCCCCGACGTGTCTGATGCCACCCGCGAAAAAGTACAGAAAGCCATCGACGCGCTTGGATACCGTCCCAGCAATTCCGCGCGTGCCCTCGCTTCGCATCGCTCCCGCACCATCGGCTTGGTTGCGGGCGGGCAACGCTTTTATGGTCCGATTTCCGCGATTTCCTCGATTGAGGCGATGGCGAGGCAGCATGGACTGTTCATGTCGGTGAGCATGGTGCACGAGGCGCTCTGCTCGCAGGCGGAATTCGACGAATTGTGCTCAACGTTCGATGAGATGAACGTGGACGCGTTCATTTTCCTCACGCCGACGGATGTTATGTTTTCCGCCGCCTGCCGTGCGCAGATCACGCAGCCGCGCGTCATCGTCACCTCCACGCACGGCAGCATCAGCGTGCAGGATGGTTTGCGCTTGATGAAACCGGCCGACCGTCGCCGAGTATCCGTAGTGGGAGTGGACCAATGGTCGGCCATGGCCGACGTGATGCATTTGGTGGTCGAGCATGGGCATCGTTCCGTGCTTTATTTCGCAGGTCCGAAGGAATGGCGTGACGCCGCCACGCGTTTGATGGCGTGGAATAAGCTGTGTGCGGCCAATGCGGTGAGTTCCGTCACCGTGCAATGCGAAACCTGGGAATCGACCGAAGCGTATGGCAAGATGAACCATATTCTCGAAAACATCGGTCGTACCGGCGGAAATCTGCCGACGTGCATGGTGTGTGCGAACGACAGCCAGGCGGTTGGTGTGTCTCGTGCGCTGCATGAACATGGCATGCGTATTCCGCAGGATGTGAGCTTGGTCGGTTTCGACGACATGCCCGCCATGGACAACATGTACCCGCCGCTGTCCACGGTTCGCCCGGATTTTGAACAGCTTGGCGTTGCCGCCATGCGTGAGACGCTGTTTTTGCTGGGGGAGGGCGATGAGAATTCGTTCGCCTCGTCGCAGCATGGCGTCGGCCTGATTCCCGCGAAGGTGATCGGCCGCACTTCTTTGGGCACCGCCAGCCGTCGCTGA
- a CDS encoding L-ribulose-5-phosphate 4-epimerase, whose translation MATLADYGPEVRAEVKQVREVVATLHEQLIKWNLVVWTAGNVSQRLHTADLMVIKPSGLRYEYLTPSSMVVCDLDGNVVDGSEAPSSDTASHAYIYRHMPDVYGVVHTHSTYATAWAATGQNIPCGLTMMGDEFGGPVPVGPFRLIGSEAIGEGVVETLREYPKSPAVLMQNHGPFTIGKDAESAVKAAAMTEEVAHTMWAARQLGEIIPISDEDIAKLNDRYTNVYGQH comes from the coding sequence ATGGCTACTTTGGCTGATTATGGTCCTGAGGTTCGTGCCGAGGTCAAGCAGGTGCGCGAGGTCGTGGCGACCTTGCACGAGCAGCTGATCAAGTGGAACCTGGTGGTGTGGACGGCTGGCAACGTGTCGCAGCGTCTGCATACGGCGGATCTGATGGTGATCAAGCCGTCGGGCCTGCGTTACGAGTACCTGACGCCGTCGAGCATGGTGGTGTGCGATCTGGACGGCAACGTGGTGGACGGTTCGGAGGCTCCTTCCTCCGATACGGCGTCGCATGCGTACATCTACCGTCATATGCCGGACGTGTACGGCGTGGTGCATACGCATTCGACGTATGCGACGGCGTGGGCGGCGACGGGGCAGAACATTCCGTGCGGTCTGACGATGATGGGCGACGAGTTCGGCGGTCCTGTTCCGGTGGGTCCGTTCCGTCTGATCGGTTCCGAGGCGATCGGCGAGGGCGTGGTCGAGACGCTCAGGGAGTATCCGAAGTCTCCTGCGGTGCTGATGCAGAACCATGGTCCGTTCACCATCGGCAAGGACGCGGAGTCGGCGGTGAAGGCCGCGGCGATGACGGAGGAGGTCGCTCATACGATGTGGGCGGCGAGGCAGTTGGGTGAGATCATTCCGATTTCGGATGAGGATATCGCGAAGCTGAACGATCGTTACACCAACGTCTACGGCCAGCACTGA
- the araA gene encoding L-arabinose isomerase: MAMENPFEGKEVWFGVGSQDLYGEEALRQVAEQSGEIVDALNATGKIPVKVVLKPTLKSSDGVKAFMVEASANPNVIGVITWCHTFSPAKMWIRGLEVLTKPLLQLNTQHHFEIPWETIDMDFMNLNQAAHGDREFGYILTRLGINRKIVVGHYTDPAVAEEIGTWARACAGWDASNNMKVMRWGDNMRNVAVTEGDKTEAERVFGASINTWAVNELVAAYEAVKDDQVKSIIEDYKVKYDVDPALLDAKYDSLFIAAKEEAAMVNMMRANGCTAGVDNFEDLGALPQLPGVGPQRFPSEYGFGFSAEGDWKTAVLVRIGAVMGYGLEGGASLMEDYSYNFTPGNEMIMGSHMLEVSPSVGTIAKPKLEIHPLGIGGKADPVRLVFTVAPKKDAVVVSMSDVRERFRLTMNLVDVVEPLGELKQLPCARGLWKPQPDLKTSAECWLRSGASHHTCMTTSVGREAWEDFARIAGVELATIDANTKAAEFERDLEISEMYHRLNNRH, encoded by the coding sequence ATGGCAATGGAAAACCCGTTTGAAGGCAAGGAAGTCTGGTTCGGCGTCGGATCCCAGGATCTGTACGGCGAAGAAGCGCTGCGTCAGGTGGCCGAGCAGTCCGGCGAAATCGTCGACGCGCTCAACGCAACCGGCAAGATTCCGGTCAAGGTGGTGCTTAAGCCGACCCTGAAGTCCTCCGACGGCGTCAAGGCCTTCATGGTCGAAGCCTCCGCCAACCCGAACGTCATCGGCGTGATCACCTGGTGCCACACCTTCTCCCCGGCCAAGATGTGGATCCGCGGCCTCGAAGTGCTCACCAAGCCGCTGCTGCAGCTCAACACGCAGCACCACTTCGAAATCCCGTGGGAAACCATCGACATGGACTTCATGAACCTGAACCAGGCCGCACACGGCGACCGTGAGTTCGGTTACATCCTGACCCGTCTGGGCATCAACCGCAAGATCGTGGTCGGCCACTACACCGATCCGGCCGTTGCCGAAGAAATCGGCACCTGGGCACGCGCCTGCGCCGGCTGGGATGCTTCCAACAACATGAAGGTCATGCGTTGGGGCGACAACATGCGCAACGTGGCCGTCACCGAAGGCGACAAGACCGAAGCCGAGCGCGTGTTCGGCGCATCCATCAACACTTGGGCCGTCAACGAGCTCGTCGCAGCCTACGAAGCCGTCAAGGACGATCAGGTCAAGAGCATCATCGAAGACTACAAGGTTAAGTACGACGTTGATCCGGCTCTGCTCGACGCCAAGTACGATTCCCTGTTCATCGCGGCCAAGGAAGAAGCCGCCATGGTCAACATGATGCGCGCCAATGGCTGCACCGCCGGCGTTGACAACTTCGAAGACTTGGGTGCTCTCCCGCAGCTGCCGGGCGTTGGCCCGCAGCGCTTCCCGTCCGAGTACGGCTTCGGCTTCTCCGCCGAAGGCGACTGGAAGACCGCAGTGCTCGTGCGCATCGGCGCAGTGATGGGCTACGGCCTCGAAGGTGGCGCTTCCCTCATGGAAGACTACTCCTACAACTTCACCCCGGGCAACGAGATGATCATGGGCTCCCACATGCTCGAAGTCTCCCCGTCCGTCGGCACCATCGCCAAGCCGAAGCTGGAAATCCACCCGCTCGGCATCGGTGGCAAGGCCGATCCGGTGCGCCTGGTCTTCACTGTCGCCCCGAAGAAGGACGCCGTCGTCGTGTCCATGTCTGACGTGCGCGAACGTTTCCGCCTGACCATGAACCTGGTCGACGTGGTCGAGCCGCTCGGAGAGCTCAAGCAGTTGCCGTGCGCCCGTGGCCTGTGGAAGCCGCAGCCGGACCTCAAGACCTCCGCCGAGTGCTGGCTGCGTTCCGGCGCCTCCCACCACACCTGCATGACCACCTCCGTCGGTCGCGAGGCTTGGGAAGACTTCGCCCGCATCGCCGGTGTCGAACTCGCCACCATCGACGCGAACACCAAGGCCGCAGAATTCGAGCGCGACCTTGAGATCTCCGAAATGTACCACCGCCTCAACAACCGTCACTAA
- a CDS encoding xylulokinase, giving the protein MAQEQGLDDRIALTAEKIRAGKTSLGIEFGSTRIKAVLIDDTYTTIAAGDYGWASHLEDGLWSYSQEEIWTGLQTAYAALAEDVENAYGEKLTRVGRIGFSAMMHGYLAFGKDGELLVPFRTWQNTNTSEAHEKLSELFQYNIPERWSIAHLYQAVLNNEEHIGKVDFFTTLAGYVHWKLTGKKVLGVGDASGMFPIDPTTHTYETEFIEKFNAIPEVAAQPWKLADLLPEPLVAGTPAGTLTEEGAKLLDPTGTLQPGITFAPPEGDAGTGMVATNSVRVRTGNVSAGTSIFAMVVLERKLERLHPEVDLVTTPAGDLAGMSHANNFTSDLNAWVGLFGQFAAAIGTPVDAGTLYGTLFRAAIADDVDSNCGGLINYPFRSGEFLAGLPEGRPLFARGPEARMSLGNFMRAQLFSAFSPVKIGMDVMTKDEGVAVDSLVGHGGIFTTPKVAQKILAAAFDTPIKVMSTAAEGGAWGMAVLADYLWHADQPLDEFLDARVFADAASTTENPDEGDVAGFEEFFDRFRKGLPIEHVAIESIPLETK; this is encoded by the coding sequence ATGGCGCAAGAGCAGGGACTTGACGATCGCATCGCGCTGACCGCCGAGAAAATCCGCGCTGGCAAGACGAGTCTGGGCATCGAATTCGGCTCCACCCGAATCAAGGCCGTGCTCATCGACGACACGTACACCACCATCGCAGCCGGCGACTACGGCTGGGCCAGCCACTTGGAAGACGGCCTGTGGAGCTATTCGCAGGAAGAAATCTGGACCGGGCTGCAGACCGCATACGCGGCGCTCGCCGAAGATGTCGAAAACGCTTACGGCGAAAAGCTCACCCGCGTGGGACGCATCGGCTTCTCCGCCATGATGCACGGCTACCTCGCCTTCGGCAAAGATGGCGAACTGCTGGTGCCGTTCCGCACCTGGCAGAACACCAACACTTCCGAAGCACACGAGAAGCTTTCCGAACTGTTCCAGTACAACATTCCGGAACGCTGGTCCATCGCACACCTGTACCAGGCCGTGCTCAACAACGAAGAGCACATCGGCAAGGTCGATTTCTTCACCACCCTCGCCGGCTACGTGCACTGGAAGCTCACCGGCAAGAAGGTGCTCGGCGTTGGCGACGCATCCGGCATGTTCCCGATCGACCCTACCACGCACACCTACGAAACCGAATTCATTGAGAAGTTCAATGCGATTCCGGAAGTCGCAGCCCAGCCGTGGAAGCTTGCCGACCTGCTGCCGGAACCGCTGGTTGCAGGCACTCCTGCGGGCACGCTGACCGAAGAGGGCGCCAAGCTGCTCGATCCGACAGGCACGCTGCAGCCGGGAATCACATTCGCTCCGCCGGAGGGCGATGCTGGCACCGGTATGGTGGCCACCAACTCCGTACGCGTGCGCACCGGCAACGTTTCCGCCGGCACCTCCATCTTCGCCATGGTTGTACTCGAACGCAAGCTGGAACGCCTGCACCCGGAAGTGGACCTCGTCACCACTCCGGCAGGCGATCTCGCAGGCATGAGCCACGCCAACAACTTCACCTCCGACCTCAACGCATGGGTTGGTCTGTTCGGACAGTTCGCAGCTGCAATCGGCACTCCGGTCGACGCCGGCACCCTGTATGGCACGCTGTTCCGCGCCGCCATCGCGGACGATGTTGACTCCAACTGCGGCGGACTCATCAACTACCCGTTCCGCTCCGGCGAATTCCTCGCAGGACTGCCCGAAGGCCGCCCGCTGTTCGCGCGCGGTCCGGAAGCCCGCATGAGCCTCGGCAACTTCATGCGCGCCCAGCTGTTCAGCGCATTCTCCCCGGTGAAGATCGGCATGGATGTGATGACCAAGGACGAAGGCGTTGCCGTTGACTCCCTCGTCGGCCACGGTGGCATCTTCACCACCCCGAAGGTTGCCCAGAAGATTCTCGCAGCCGCATTCGATACGCCGATCAAGGTAATGTCCACCGCTGCCGAAGGCGGCGCATGGGGCATGGCCGTGCTAGCCGACTACCTGTGGCACGCCGACCAGCCGCTCGACGAATTCCTTGACGCTCGTGTGTTCGCCGATGCCGCTTCGACCACGGAAAATCCGGATGAAGGCGATGTCGCAGGATTCGAGGAATTCTTCGATCGCTTCCGCAAGGGACTGCCGATTGAGCATGTTGCAATCGAAAGCATTCCGCTGGAAACCAAGTAA
- a CDS encoding ABC transporter ATP-binding protein/permease, translated as MFDKRLFSLAPGVGRLVAAKVLCQWVGLLANVVFVVTVVVMLSPALAVVESAFDPMFSMGDSGLISRLFIGFGYGGFSAETYVGCVLAIVVCAVLRFLMMRAAAYFGAEAAERVKLALREQLFNKMLAIGPSYSQHISTADVVQSAGEGIEQIQSFFELFLPQLFYAILAPVTLFFIVAPINMPTAVTLLVCAPLIVLIVGMVAMRAARVFKKYWGKYTDMGSVFLDNVQGLETLKTFDADAHAAKKMGEQAEQFRVMTMNVLQIQLRSLTAMDVVAYGGAAAGVGVSIWQYASGAALPLAGVLLIVLLSADFFIPLRQLGSFFHVAMNGMTSTKRIFALLDTPIPAHGMQEMPEFGASDNGVDVCFDDVSFRYVDVNTDAAAAVSVAADTAVTADMETGKTGQIGGKSGVVGAGKTGMSKDDDGSVVALHGVSFTARRGQVTAIVGPSGSGKSTAVELLSGNLSGYEGCMWLQSGNTGNNSTQRYQINDLSIESLTREIAIVAAQSHLFAGTLRDNLLMAKPDATESELWQALEAAHISDFVRAQSQELDLAIEQGASNLSGGQKQRIAIARALLREPAVYIFDEATSSVDVESETLILQTIRALADRGKTVIMVTHRMANAADADHVVVFEHGRVAEQGTHAELMRANGTYAKLFHAQQTVENIGLRNNATHSTSASHALKASDSAESVTQRAEMGLQVSDSAETDAQGAKTGVRMSDSAESDAKTIPTSRLIARLLKEVGPQRKYMIVACVCGTLGHLAATFLPVFGIAAAFAAVGSPVWNLSVLAALAAMAVCALIRGGMRYAEQFMNHNVAFRLLALFRAKAFAALRRLAPAKLAGKGKGDLIALVTTDVELLEIFFAHTISPVVIAIVTTVVYALALLTLSPPLAATLIIAHLIIGVILPKLFASAVRGIGPELRKESSALDDEMLDDMRGIGEIIRFGQGDARLASIQRRTRSLWVKRVRLSVKNGDFAGFGAVLVMLFTAIAAFLAMTLCTAVSTAADMSEGLMWMGSVGSNAPALVAAFVLLASSFGPTLALSALPANLTQTFASARRLFALMDEAPAVVEQGSERPEYQGMTMRDVTFGYGSGARISVERTPNGRSEHATGMSPARPAEAQSSGEQGAGIASQPVLDHVSLDVSRQGILGIQGPSGRGKSTMLKLLMRYWDPDSGTISLSDVPLPQVDAGWRRRVQTMMGQETYLFDGTIRENLAIACNDADFSDSDSNSGSNFCSNSSSNAGGNSADSSDSDLAHDIPDSVLREALAKASALELVDALPNGLDTRVGELGGRLSEGEKQRIGLARMFLRDADLVLFDEPTSRLDAYNESVILGSINDLAERGSAVVLVSHRDSTMRIADRILRM; from the coding sequence ATGTTTGACAAGAGGCTGTTTTCCCTCGCTCCCGGCGTGGGGCGGTTGGTTGCGGCGAAAGTGCTCTGCCAATGGGTCGGACTGCTGGCCAACGTCGTGTTCGTGGTGACGGTGGTGGTCATGCTTTCGCCGGCGCTTGCCGTGGTGGAATCGGCGTTCGACCCCATGTTCTCCATGGGTGATAGTGGCCTGATTTCCCGCCTGTTCATCGGCTTTGGCTACGGCGGATTCAGTGCGGAAACATACGTCGGATGCGTGCTGGCGATCGTGGTCTGTGCGGTACTGCGTTTTCTGATGATGCGCGCAGCGGCCTATTTCGGCGCGGAAGCGGCTGAGCGTGTCAAACTCGCGTTACGTGAACAGCTTTTTAATAAAATGCTTGCGATCGGACCATCATATTCGCAACATATCAGCACTGCCGACGTGGTGCAATCTGCCGGTGAAGGCATCGAACAAATCCAAAGCTTCTTCGAATTATTCCTACCGCAACTGTTTTATGCGATTCTCGCACCGGTAACATTATTTTTTATAGTTGCGCCGATTAATATGCCGACGGCTGTTACATTGCTTGTATGCGCGCCTTTGATTGTATTGATTGTTGGCATGGTCGCAATGCGCGCAGCCCGAGTATTCAAAAAATATTGGGGAAAATACACCGACATGGGATCTGTGTTTCTTGACAATGTACAAGGTCTTGAAACGCTGAAAACTTTTGACGCGGATGCGCATGCCGCCAAGAAAATGGGCGAGCAAGCGGAACAATTCCGCGTAATGACCATGAATGTTCTGCAAATTCAGCTGCGCTCGCTCACCGCCATGGACGTCGTCGCATACGGGGGTGCCGCGGCCGGCGTGGGCGTATCGATCTGGCAGTATGCGAGTGGTGCCGCATTGCCGCTTGCCGGCGTGCTGCTGATAGTGCTTCTTTCCGCGGATTTCTTCATTCCGCTGCGCCAATTGGGGTCGTTCTTCCATGTTGCGATGAACGGCATGACTTCGACCAAGCGTATTTTCGCATTGCTTGATACGCCGATTCCTGCGCATGGGATGCAGGAAATGCCGGAATTCGGCGCTTCTGATAACGGTGTGGACGTGTGCTTTGATGACGTGTCGTTCCGATATGTGGACGTGAATACGGATGCTGCGGCGGCTGTGAGTGTGGCTGCGGATACGGCTGTGACGGCGGATATGGAAACTGGAAAAACTGGACAAATCGGGGGAAAGTCCGGTGTGGTTGGTGCTGGAAAAACAGGCATGTCGAAAGATGATGATGGTTCGGTCGTCGCATTGCATGGCGTCTCTTTCACTGCGCGGCGCGGGCAGGTGACCGCCATCGTCGGTCCGTCCGGATCCGGCAAATCCACCGCCGTCGAACTGCTCTCCGGAAATCTTTCCGGATATGAAGGATGTATGTGGCTGCAATCCGGAAACACAGGAAACAACTCGACGCAACGGTACCAAATCAACGATCTTTCCATCGAATCCCTTACGAGGGAAATCGCCATAGTGGCGGCGCAAAGCCACCTTTTTGCAGGAACGTTGCGTGACAATCTGCTGATGGCCAAGCCGGATGCCACCGAAAGCGAACTGTGGCAAGCGCTGGAAGCGGCGCATATCAGCGATTTCGTGCGTGCGCAATCGCAAGAACTTGACCTGGCCATCGAACAGGGCGCAAGCAACCTGTCGGGAGGGCAGAAGCAGCGCATCGCCATTGCGCGCGCATTGCTGCGGGAGCCTGCCGTCTACATTTTCGACGAAGCCACCAGCAGCGTCGATGTGGAAAGCGAAACCCTGATTCTGCAAACCATTCGGGCGCTTGCGGATCGGGGCAAAACCGTGATCATGGTGACGCACCGCATGGCGAATGCAGCCGACGCCGACCATGTGGTGGTATTCGAACACGGGCGCGTGGCGGAACAAGGCACGCATGCGGAACTCATGCGTGCCAACGGAACATACGCCAAACTGTTCCACGCCCAACAAACCGTGGAAAACATAGGTCTACGCAATAACGCAACCCATTCCACCTCTGCATCCCACGCACTTAAAGCGTCCGATTCTGCAGAATCAGTCACGCAGCGTGCGGAAATGGGTCTCCAAGTGTCCGATTCTGCAGAAACGGACGCACAGGGTGCGAAAACGGGCGTTCGGATGTCCGATTCGGCAGAATCGGACGCGAAGACAATACCCACGTCTCGCCTTATTGCGCGCCTGTTGAAGGAAGTTGGGCCGCAGCGCAAGTACATGATCGTCGCGTGCGTCTGCGGCACGCTCGGCCATCTCGCCGCCACTTTCCTGCCGGTGTTCGGCATCGCGGCGGCCTTCGCTGCAGTCGGCTCGCCGGTCTGGAACCTCAGCGTTCTCGCGGCGCTCGCAGCCATGGCCGTATGCGCGTTGATCCGCGGCGGCATGCGTTACGCCGAACAGTTCATGAACCATAACGTGGCGTTCCGTCTGCTTGCGCTATTCCGTGCGAAAGCCTTCGCGGCCCTGCGCCGTCTCGCCCCCGCCAAGCTTGCAGGCAAAGGCAAAGGCGACCTGATCGCACTGGTCACCACCGACGTGGAACTGCTGGAAATCTTCTTCGCACACACCATCAGCCCGGTCGTCATCGCCATCGTGACTACCGTCGTCTACGCGCTCGCGCTACTCACCCTCAGTCCGCCCCTCGCGGCGACGCTCATCATCGCGCACCTCATTATCGGCGTCATACTGCCGAAACTTTTTGCATCCGCGGTGCGCGGCATCGGTCCGGAACTGCGCAAGGAGTCGTCCGCCCTCGATGACGAAATGCTTGACGATATGCGTGGCATCGGCGAAATCATCCGCTTCGGCCAAGGCGATGCCCGGCTTGCGTCCATTCAGCGTCGCACGCGCTCGCTGTGGGTCAAACGTGTGCGTCTGAGCGTGAAAAATGGCGATTTTGCAGGATTTGGCGCGGTATTGGTGATGCTGTTCACGGCGATTGCGGCTTTCCTTGCGATGACGTTGTGCACTGCGGTTTCCACTGCCGCCGATATGTCGGAAGGCCTGATGTGGATGGGTTCCGTGGGATCGAACGCCCCAGCGTTGGTTGCGGCTTTCGTGCTGCTCGCCAGCTCGTTTGGGCCGACGCTTGCGTTGAGTGCGTTGCCGGCGAATCTGACGCAAACGTTTGCTTCGGCACGCCGCCTGTTCGCGTTGATGGATGAGGCTCCCGCTGTGGTCGAGCAGGGGAGCGAACGCCCGGAATATCAGGGCATGACAATGCGCGATGTCACATTCGGCTATGGATCCGGCGCCCGTATTTCCGTCGAACGCACGCCAAACGGGCGGTCGGAGCATGCGACTGGCATGAGTCCGGCACGCCCCGCGGAAGCGCAATCCTCCGGCGAACAAGGTGCCGGCATCGCCTCGCAACCGGTGCTCGACCATGTTTCACTCGATGTTTCACGGCAGGGCATTCTCGGTATTCAAGGCCCGTCCGGGCGTGGAAAATCAACGATGTTGAAACTGCTGATGCGCTACTGGGATCCGGATTCCGGCACGATTTCGCTGTCGGATGTTCCATTGCCGCAGGTTGACGCCGGATGGCGTCGGCGCGTGCAGACGATGATGGGGCAGGAGACGTATCTGTTCGACGGAACGATTCGCGAAAATCTCGCTATTGCCTGCAATGACGCCGATTTTTCGGATTCTGACAGTAATTCTGGCAGTAATTTCTGTAGTAATTCCAGCAGTAATGCTGGTGGTAATTCCGCTGATTCCTCCGATTCGGATCTCGCGCACGACATTCCCGATTCCGTATTGCGCGAAGCCCTCGCCAAGGCGTCCGCGCTCGAACTGGTCGATGCGCTGCCGAACGGCTTGGATACGCGGGTCGGCGAGCTGGGTGGCCGCCTTTCGGAGGGTGAGAAGCAACGCATCGGATTGGCCCGCATGTTCCTTCGCGACGCCGATTTGGTGCTGTTCGACGAGCCGACGAGCCGTCTTGACGCCTATAACGAGTCGGTGATTCTCGGGTCGATCAATGATCTTGCCGAGCGGGGGAGCGCCGTCGTGCTGGTGTCGCACCGCGATTCCACCATGCGCATCGCTGATCGCATACTGCGTATGTAG
- a CDS encoding AMP-dependent synthetase/ligase, with translation MLTEYTTPGESVEVRDDESIYSLLTGRIARTGEDTVIAEHKTAPGQWTKVTTGEFHNAVLAAAKGLIAFGINKGDAVTIFSTTRYEWGVLDFALAAIGAVNVPIYDTDSAAQAERILNDSDVKLAIADNRERFDRLDSVIDRCPSLKHILMLDSNAMGALEGLGVTVSDEELEARIDSVHADDLATIVYTSGSTGAPKGAELSHRNFISITRAGSLALHEIVLEDHPRLLLFLPLAHCFARFIQYASIASDDGVVGYLPDTKTLLPDLRSFEPTYLLGVPRVFEKVYNAASRKAGTGWKGRLFLKAAEAARDWSRMQQAGERPTAKQIAQHLSYEASVYRTVRSALGPRIRYVACGGAPLDVSLAHFFNGIGLPMIQGYGMTETAAPFAATRVTDNVIGTVGQPAPGSSVRISDDGELQVKGPNVFRGYHNLPEKTAEAFTEDGWLKTGDLASIDDEGRITITGRKKDIIITAGGKNVSPIPMEQEIVKCPIVEHVVVVGDNRPFIGALITLDPEGLEAWLPSIGLSADTPLDRVAATAAVHDEIQKYVDKANATVSRAESVRKFVVLDTQFTQENKCLTPSLKVVRPAVNRVFAQVIDQQLYSGKR, from the coding sequence ATGCTCACCGAGTACACCACCCCGGGCGAATCCGTTGAGGTGCGCGACGACGAATCCATCTATTCCCTGCTTACTGGACGCATAGCGCGCACTGGCGAAGATACCGTGATCGCGGAACACAAAACCGCCCCCGGCCAATGGACGAAGGTCACTACCGGCGAATTCCACAATGCCGTGCTCGCCGCCGCAAAAGGCCTCATCGCATTCGGCATCAACAAGGGCGATGCCGTCACCATCTTCTCCACCACCCGCTACGAGTGGGGCGTGCTCGACTTCGCACTGGCCGCCATCGGCGCGGTGAACGTGCCGATCTACGACACTGATTCCGCGGCGCAGGCCGAGCGTATCCTCAACGATTCGGATGTGAAACTGGCCATCGCCGACAATCGCGAGCGCTTCGACCGTCTCGACTCCGTAATCGACCGCTGCCCGTCTCTCAAGCACATTCTGATGCTCGATTCCAACGCCATGGGCGCGTTGGAAGGCTTGGGCGTCACCGTGTCCGACGAGGAGCTGGAAGCGCGCATCGATTCGGTGCATGCAGACGATCTGGCCACCATCGTGTACACGTCCGGTTCGACGGGAGCTCCAAAGGGTGCCGAGCTTTCGCACCGCAATTTCATATCGATCACGCGCGCAGGCAGTCTGGCGTTGCATGAGATCGTTCTCGAAGATCATCCGCGACTGCTTCTCTTCCTGCCGCTCGCCCACTGTTTCGCACGGTTCATCCAGTACGCGTCGATTGCTTCCGACGACGGCGTGGTTGGTTATCTGCCGGACACAAAGACGCTGCTGCCCGATTTGCGTTCCTTCGAACCGACATATCTGCTGGGCGTACCACGAGTGTTCGAGAAGGTGTATAACGCGGCCTCCCGCAAGGCCGGCACGGGTTGGAAGGGACGCCTGTTCCTCAAGGCTGCCGAAGCCGCACGCGATTGGTCGCGCATGCAGCAGGCCGGCGAACGCCCGACCGCCAAGCAGATCGCGCAGCATCTTTCGTATGAGGCTTCCGTATACCGTACCGTGCGTAGCGCTCTCGGCCCGCGCATCCGCTACGTGGCATGCGGTGGTGCTCCTCTGGACGTGTCTCTGGCGCATTTCTTCAACGGTATCGGCCTGCCGATGATTCAGGGTTACGGTATGACGGAAACCGCTGCGCCGTTCGCCGCGACCCGCGTCACCGACAATGTGATCGGCACTGTCGGCCAACCGGCTCCGGGATCGTCTGTGCGCATTTCCGATGATGGCGAACTTCAGGTGAAGGGCCCGAACGTGTTCAGGGGCTACCACAACCTGCCTGAGAAGACGGCGGAAGCGTTCACCGAGGATGGGTGGCTGAAAACGGGTGATTTGGCGTCGATTGACGACGAGGGACGTATTACGATCACCGGCCGTAAGAAGGACATCATCATCACCGCCGGCGGCAAGAACGTTTCTCCGATTCCGATGGAGCAGGAGATTGTGAAATGTCCGATTGTGGAGCATGTGGTAGTTGTCGGCGACAATCGTCCGTTCATCGGTGCGCTGATCACGTTGGATCCGGAAGGATTGGAGGCTTGGCTGCCTTCCATTGGACTGTCTGCCGATACGCCGTTGGATCGCGTGGCTGCGACCGCCGCCGTTCACGACGAAATCCAGAAGTACGTCGACAAGGCGAACGCGACCGTTTCCCGCGCCGAATCCGTACGTAAGTTCGTAGTGCTGGATACCCAGTTCACGCAGGAAAACAAGTGCCTGACCCCGTCGCTGAAAGTGGTGCGTCCGGCAGTGAACCGCGTGTTCGCACAGGTGATCGATCAGCAGCTGTACTCCGGCAAGCGCTGA